The region CTGTGGACCACCGGCCGGTTGTGGACAGCGGCGTCACCCTGCACCTTCCGGGTCCCGTACACTTCTCGTGGCGATCCGGGTCACCGGGTCGACTTCGCACGCCCCGACAACCGGCCATCAAAAGCCGGTGTCAGCGCCCCTCGGTCCCTCGTGGCAAGGCGCATCGCGGGCGTCAGGCGCGAGTGCCGTCCGGCACGCGCGGCACAACCGAGAACACCAAGGAGAACGGCCATGGCCGTCGTCACGATGCGGGAGCTGCTGGAAAGCGGCGTCCACTTCGGTCACCAGACCCGTCGCTGGAACCCGAAGATGAAGCGCTTCATCTTCACGGAGCGCAACGGCATCTACATCATCGACCTGCTCCAGTCGCTGTCGTACATCGACCGCGCCTACGAGTTCGTCAAGGAGACCGTCGCCCACGGCGGCACGGTCATGTTCGTCGGCACGAAGAAGCAGGCGCAGGAGGCCATCGCCGAGCAGGCCACCCGCGTCGGCATGCCCTACGTCAACCAGCGCTGGCTGGGCGGCATGCTCACCAACTTCTCCACCGTCTACAAGCGTCTGCAGCGCCTCAAGGAGCTCGAGCAGATCGACTTCGAGGACGTCGCCGCTTCCGGTCTGACCAAGAAGGAGCTTCTCGTGCTCTCGCGCGAGAAGGCCAAGCTGGAGAAGACCCTTGGTGGTATCCGCGAGATGCAGAAGGTGCCCA is a window of Streptomyces sp. NBC_00271 DNA encoding:
- the rpsB gene encoding 30S ribosomal protein S2 produces the protein MAVVTMRELLESGVHFGHQTRRWNPKMKRFIFTERNGIYIIDLLQSLSYIDRAYEFVKETVAHGGTVMFVGTKKQAQEAIAEQATRVGMPYVNQRWLGGMLTNFSTVYKRLQRLKELEQIDFEDVAASGLTKKELLVLSREKAKLEKTLGGIREMQKVPSAVWIVDTKKEHIAVGEARKLNIPVVAILDTNCDPDEVDYKIPGNDDAIRSVTLLTRVIADAVAEGLISRSGAGKAEGDKAAGEPLAAWERDLLEGEKKSDDAEVQTSAETEKVADAEQAEVVAEAEAAVEAPAAEAPVAEAPAADAEQA